In the Deltaproteobacteria bacterium genome, one interval contains:
- a CDS encoding glycosyltransferase family 4 protein: protein MPKKLSIAYTTCFLDVSGVTKINFDILHRLKEKGNEVHIIATEASGTWDYIFEININKPFYLHTINKKDRMERFIDYLKENKVDIIFNTHSLWVYENLPCIKQSLPDLKVVDSLHVLEPYCFRGGYPDISANKYVHPFIDRSILISENLREYLPANYRVDADKLSVIRNGIDTKRYMKSRSNNNGFREEIGLDKGRKLIGFIGRLSEQKRPVMFLEIARQISLQYDSCAFYMIGSGHLGNRVKKFIKKHDLSRKVFNFTHRHDIENVLASTDLLLVPSLYEGAPLTILEAVSAGVRVIASDVGAIKEYVENYCTLIPVTSEKEEINAFVKNSIKLLEHEHNTDPAVRFVKQNYDISKTSEEYEAVFYNTVDN from the coding sequence ATGCCGAAGAAGCTGAGCATAGCCTATACAACGTGTTTCCTTGATGTAAGCGGGGTCACAAAAATTAATTTCGACATCCTGCATCGGTTAAAAGAAAAAGGGAACGAAGTTCATATAATCGCCACCGAAGCAAGTGGGACGTGGGACTACATTTTTGAGATCAATATAAACAAGCCGTTTTACCTGCACACCATAAACAAGAAAGACCGTATGGAGCGTTTTATAGACTATCTCAAGGAAAACAAAGTGGACATAATATTTAATACGCATTCTCTCTGGGTCTATGAAAATCTTCCCTGCATTAAACAAAGTCTGCCCGATTTAAAGGTCGTAGATTCGCTGCATGTCCTTGAACCCTACTGCTTCAGAGGGGGCTACCCCGACATCAGCGCAAATAAGTACGTCCATCCCTTTATAGACCGCAGCATCCTGATATCTGAGAACTTGCGGGAATATCTGCCGGCCAATTATCGAGTGGACGCGGACAAGCTTTCCGTCATCAGAAACGGCATAGACACGAAAAGGTATATGAAAAGCCGGAGTAACAATAACGGCTTCAGAGAAGAAATCGGGCTGGATAAAGGCCGCAAGCTGATAGGATTTATCGGCAGGCTTTCCGAGCAAAAGAGACCGGTCATGTTTTTAGAAATTGCAAGACAGATTTCCCTACAATACGATTCATGCGCTTTTTATATGATAGGGTCGGGACACCTGGGAAACCGGGTAAAGAAATTCATTAAAAAGCACGACCTCTCCCGCAAAGTATTTAATTTCACTCACAGACACGATATTGAAAACGTTCTGGCCTCAACGGATCTGCTGCTTGTCCCTTCTCTCTACGAAGGCGCACCGCTTACAATTTTAGAAGCGGTATCGGCGGGCGTCCGGGTAATTGCATCGGACGTCGGAGCAATAAAGGAATACGTTGAGAACTACTGCACACTCATACCCGTAACTTCGGAAAAAGAAGAAATAAACGCTTTTGTAAAAAACTCTATCAAGCTGCTTGAGCATGAACATAACACCGATCCCGCTGTAAGATTTGTGAAACAAAATTATGATATTAGCAAAACGAGCGAGGAATATGAAGCGGTATTCTACAATACGGTCGATAATTGA